The following are encoded together in the Streptomyces sp. NBC_00358 genome:
- a CDS encoding NADPH-dependent 2,4-dienoyl-CoA reductase has product MSRYPHLLNPLDLGFTTLPNRVLMGSMHVGLEEAERGFERMAEFYAARARGGVGLIVTGGIAPNDAGRPYEGGAKLTTEAEAEQHAGITAAVHREGGKIAMQILHFGRYAYHQDLVAPSALQAPISPFTPHELSDADIERTIDDYARTARLARSAGYDGVEIMGSEGYLINEFIALQTNRREDRWGGSYENRMRFPVEIVRRVREAVGDDFIIIYRLSMLDLVPGGSSLEEVITLAKAVEAAGATIINTGIGWHEARIPTIATSVPRGAYAWVTKKVMGSVSIPLVTTNRINTPEIAEQLLADGHADMVSLARPMLADPDFVAKAEAGRPEAINTCIGCNQACLDHTFSGKITSCLVNPRACHETELVLAPTRLRKTVAVVGAGPAGLACAVSAAERGHDVTLFDAAGDIGGQLNVARKVPGKQEFDETIRYFRTQLELHGVDVRLNTRATVDTLEAFDEVVVATGVRPRTPEIPGVDHPSVVGYLDVLRDGAHVGDRVAILGAGGIGFDVAEFLTDSGDKASEDPAAYFRGWGVDMDYRTPGGLAAPERPAPPRIVHLLQRKASKVGAGLGKTTGWIHRTELKHRGVTMVPGVQYDRIDDAGLHVTVDGHSQVLEVDTIVLCTGQEPRRDLYDALRATGRGVHLIGGADVAAELDAKRAIKQGTELAAAL; this is encoded by the coding sequence ATGAGCCGTTACCCGCATCTGCTGAACCCGCTCGACCTGGGCTTCACCACGCTGCCCAACCGCGTGCTCATGGGCTCCATGCACGTGGGCCTGGAGGAGGCCGAGCGCGGCTTCGAGCGCATGGCCGAGTTCTACGCGGCCCGCGCGCGAGGCGGCGTCGGCCTGATCGTCACCGGTGGCATCGCGCCCAACGACGCCGGACGGCCGTACGAGGGCGGCGCCAAGCTGACCACCGAGGCCGAGGCCGAGCAGCATGCCGGGATCACCGCCGCGGTGCACCGCGAGGGCGGGAAGATCGCGATGCAGATCCTGCACTTCGGCCGCTACGCCTACCACCAGGACCTGGTCGCCCCCAGCGCGCTGCAGGCCCCGATCAGCCCCTTCACGCCGCACGAACTCAGCGACGCCGACATCGAGCGGACGATCGACGACTACGCGCGCACCGCCCGGCTCGCCCGCAGCGCCGGATACGACGGCGTCGAGATCATGGGTTCCGAGGGCTACCTCATCAACGAGTTCATCGCCCTGCAGACCAACCGGCGCGAGGACCGCTGGGGCGGCTCGTACGAGAACCGGATGCGCTTCCCCGTAGAGATCGTCCGCCGTGTACGCGAGGCCGTCGGTGACGACTTCATCATCATCTACCGCCTGTCGATGCTCGACCTGGTGCCCGGCGGCTCCTCGCTCGAAGAGGTCATCACGCTCGCGAAGGCCGTCGAGGCCGCCGGGGCGACCATCATCAACACCGGCATCGGCTGGCACGAGGCCCGTATCCCCACGATCGCGACCTCGGTGCCGCGCGGCGCGTACGCCTGGGTGACCAAGAAGGTCATGGGCTCCGTCTCGATCCCGCTGGTGACCACCAACCGCATCAACACCCCTGAGATCGCGGAGCAGTTGCTCGCCGACGGGCACGCCGACATGGTCTCGCTCGCCCGGCCGATGCTCGCCGACCCCGACTTCGTCGCGAAGGCCGAAGCCGGACGTCCGGAAGCCATCAACACCTGCATCGGGTGCAACCAGGCCTGCCTCGACCACACCTTCAGCGGCAAGATCACTTCCTGTCTGGTCAACCCCCGCGCCTGCCACGAGACGGAGTTGGTCCTCGCGCCGACCCGGCTGCGCAAGACCGTCGCCGTCGTGGGCGCCGGGCCGGCCGGACTCGCCTGCGCCGTCAGCGCGGCCGAACGCGGCCACGACGTCACCCTGTTCGACGCCGCGGGCGACATCGGCGGCCAGCTCAACGTGGCCCGCAAGGTCCCCGGCAAGCAGGAGTTCGACGAGACCATCCGCTACTTCCGCACACAGCTCGAACTCCACGGCGTGGACGTCCGGTTGAACACCCGGGCCACCGTGGACACCCTGGAGGCCTTCGACGAGGTCGTCGTCGCCACCGGCGTCCGCCCGCGCACCCCGGAGATCCCGGGCGTCGACCACCCGAGCGTCGTCGGCTACCTGGACGTGCTGCGCGACGGAGCCCACGTCGGTGACCGCGTGGCCATCCTCGGCGCCGGCGGTATCGGCTTCGACGTCGCCGAGTTCCTCACCGACAGCGGCGACAAGGCGAGCGAGGACCCTGCGGCGTACTTCCGCGGCTGGGGCGTCGACATGGACTACCGGACGCCCGGCGGTCTCGCGGCCCCCGAACGGCCCGCCCCGCCGCGCATCGTGCACCTTCTGCAGCGCAAGGCGTCCAAGGTCGGCGCCGGACTCGGCAAGACCACCGGCTGGATCCACCGCACCGAGCTCAAGCACCGCGGTGTCACCATGGTTCCGGGCGTCCAGTACGACCGGATCGACGACGCCGGACTGCACGTCACCGTCGACGGGCACAGCCAGGTCCTGGAGGTCGACACGATCGTGCTCTGCACCGGCCAGGAACCGCGCCGCGACCTGTACGACGCGCTGCGCGCCACGGGCCGCGGCGTCCACCTCATCGGCGGCGCCGACGTGGCCGCCGAACTGGACGCGAAGCGGGCCATCAAGCAGGGCACCGAACTGGCGGCGGCCCTCTAG